One segment of Erigeron canadensis isolate Cc75 chromosome 2, C_canadensis_v1, whole genome shotgun sequence DNA contains the following:
- the LOC122587461 gene encoding protein TRIGALACTOSYLDIACYLGLYCEROL 1, chloroplastic isoform X1: MESAAYLCLPLYFNHSCRRGSTKITNPIQCQPLHSLRLSKRVESGHSFGCFTKSRLVSASSNINDGHPSSVYVSEDIDTNNAPNPNPQVQLFTKWAPPMYLWRGLSVFVLAGQVIMRTFRGKIHWKNTLQQLDRVGPKSVGVCLLTSAFVGMAFTIQFVREFTRLGLNRAVGGVLALAFARELSPVVTSIVVAGRIGSAFAAELGTMQVSEQTDTLRVLGSDPVDYLVTPRVIASCVALPFLTLICFTVGMASSALLADGVYGISINIILDSAQRALRPWDIISAMLKSQVFGGIISVVSCAWGVTTMGGAKGVGESTTSAVVISLVGIFIADFVLSYCFFQGAGDSLKNL, encoded by the exons ATGGAATCAGCTGCCTATCTTTGTTTACCCTTGTACTTTAATCACAG TTGCAGAAGAGGATCGACGAAAATCACAAACCCGATTCAGTGTCAACCTCTCCATAGTCTTCGATTGAGTAAAAGAGTTGAGAGTGGTCATAGTTTTGGATGTTTTACCAAATCCAGGCTTGTCTCTGCAAGCTCAAACATTAACGACGGTCATCCATCATCTGTTTACGTATCTGAAGACATTGACACAAACAATGCACCAAATCCTAATCCACAAGTGCAGTTGTTCACCAAATGGGCCCCTCCTATGTACCTATGGCGTGGGCTATCGGTTTTTGTTCTAGCCGGACAGGTGATCATGAGGACATTTAGAGGGAAAATCCACTGGAAAAACACTCTCCAACAGCTAGATAGAGTGGGTCCCAAGTCTGTTGGTGTCTGTCTTTTAACATCTGCCTTTGTTGGCATGGCCTTCACCATCCAGTTTGTTAGGGAGTTCACCAGGTTAGGGCTAAACAGAGCCGTTGGTGGGGTCCTGGCTCTAGCTTTTGCACGGGAATTGAGCCCTGTAGTTACTTCCATAGTGGTTGCAGGACGTATTGGTAGTGCATTTGCTGCAGAATTGGGAACAATGCAAGTGTCGGAGCAAACTGACACACTGCGAGTATTAGGCTCTGATCCGGTTGACTATCTGGTAACTCCACGGGTAATTGCTTCTTGTGTGGCTCTACCTTTCTTGACGTTAATATGTTTTACAGTGGGGATGGCATCGAGTGCTCTTCTGGCAGATGGAGTTTATGGGATtagtataaatattatattggaTTCTGCTCAGAGAGCTCTTAGACCGTGGGATATAATTAGCGCAATGCTTAAGTCTCAAGTGTTTGGGGGGATTATATCAGTTGTGAGCTGCGCATGGGGGGTTACCACCATGGGAGGTGCTAAAGGTGTTGGAGAATCAACTACTTCTGCTGTCGTTATATCTCTTGTCGGTATCTTTATAGCTGATTTTGTACTTTCCTATTGTTTTTTCCAAGGAGCTGGTGATTCACTTAAAAACTTGTAG
- the LOC122587461 gene encoding protein TRIGALACTOSYLDIACYLGLYCEROL 1, chloroplastic isoform X2: MESAAYLCLPLYFNHRRGSTKITNPIQCQPLHSLRLSKRVESGHSFGCFTKSRLVSASSNINDGHPSSVYVSEDIDTNNAPNPNPQVQLFTKWAPPMYLWRGLSVFVLAGQVIMRTFRGKIHWKNTLQQLDRVGPKSVGVCLLTSAFVGMAFTIQFVREFTRLGLNRAVGGVLALAFARELSPVVTSIVVAGRIGSAFAAELGTMQVSEQTDTLRVLGSDPVDYLVTPRVIASCVALPFLTLICFTVGMASSALLADGVYGISINIILDSAQRALRPWDIISAMLKSQVFGGIISVVSCAWGVTTMGGAKGVGESTTSAVVISLVGIFIADFVLSYCFFQGAGDSLKNL; the protein is encoded by the exons ATGGAATCAGCTGCCTATCTTTGTTTACCCTTGTACTTTAATCACAG AAGAGGATCGACGAAAATCACAAACCCGATTCAGTGTCAACCTCTCCATAGTCTTCGATTGAGTAAAAGAGTTGAGAGTGGTCATAGTTTTGGATGTTTTACCAAATCCAGGCTTGTCTCTGCAAGCTCAAACATTAACGACGGTCATCCATCATCTGTTTACGTATCTGAAGACATTGACACAAACAATGCACCAAATCCTAATCCACAAGTGCAGTTGTTCACCAAATGGGCCCCTCCTATGTACCTATGGCGTGGGCTATCGGTTTTTGTTCTAGCCGGACAGGTGATCATGAGGACATTTAGAGGGAAAATCCACTGGAAAAACACTCTCCAACAGCTAGATAGAGTGGGTCCCAAGTCTGTTGGTGTCTGTCTTTTAACATCTGCCTTTGTTGGCATGGCCTTCACCATCCAGTTTGTTAGGGAGTTCACCAGGTTAGGGCTAAACAGAGCCGTTGGTGGGGTCCTGGCTCTAGCTTTTGCACGGGAATTGAGCCCTGTAGTTACTTCCATAGTGGTTGCAGGACGTATTGGTAGTGCATTTGCTGCAGAATTGGGAACAATGCAAGTGTCGGAGCAAACTGACACACTGCGAGTATTAGGCTCTGATCCGGTTGACTATCTGGTAACTCCACGGGTAATTGCTTCTTGTGTGGCTCTACCTTTCTTGACGTTAATATGTTTTACAGTGGGGATGGCATCGAGTGCTCTTCTGGCAGATGGAGTTTATGGGATtagtataaatattatattggaTTCTGCTCAGAGAGCTCTTAGACCGTGGGATATAATTAGCGCAATGCTTAAGTCTCAAGTGTTTGGGGGGATTATATCAGTTGTGAGCTGCGCATGGGGGGTTACCACCATGGGAGGTGCTAAAGGTGTTGGAGAATCAACTACTTCTGCTGTCGTTATATCTCTTGTCGGTATCTTTATAGCTGATTTTGTACTTTCCTATTGTTTTTTCCAAGGAGCTGGTGATTCACTTAAAAACTTGTAG